The following is a genomic window from Capnocytophaga stomatis.
CTCTGGCTGAATTGAAATACAGTAAATTAGGAGGTGCTTTACAAAATTATCTGCTCGAATGTTTACAAAAATTAGAAGAAAAAGAGGAAGCATCAGAAGAGCAAACAATTTCAAGAAAAAAGACACGCAGTTTTTGTCCTCACATCTTTGCTTCATCTGATAATGAATACACCTTTTTATTAGATGACTTTGATATTTTTTTGACTGAAAAACAACATTCTGAAGATACCGAAATCAATGCGTATGATATTGAAAAACAACTTAAAGAATACTTAAAAGAAACCAACAAACCTTTACTTGAAAAGTTGTTTTTTGATTGTGAAAGTTCTCTTTTTTCAGTGAGAAGTCAAAACTTAGAAAACTTGATACAATTACAAAAAGCACTATTGCATTTAGCTTTTGATAATCAGTAAAGAAAATATAATTACTATGGCAAGCCCAAAAGAAATTTTTGAAAAAGCCTGTGGCGAAATCGCTCAGCAATTTCCTGACTTTAAATCCATACAAAAAGGAAGAAAACTAAAGAAAGTGAGCCAAGATAAAAGCATAGAGTTTGAAATTTATTTTCAGACCAGTATGAGAAACCATAACGGCAGCGTTGCCATACTTCCGCACATTAACATTTCTTCCAAAAAAATGGAAAAATGGCTCAACACACAAAGTAACGGACAAGAAATGTGGGAGTCAATCTTTACAAAACAACTCGGTTACCTCACGCCACGCCAATATTGGCACGAATGGAACTTGGCAGGGCTTAGTTTTCAGCCAACCATCGATGAAATTGTAAAGTATTTAAAAGAATATGCCTTACCTATTTTTGAACTTTTTGAAAATAAAGACAAAGCAGTAGATTTTTTATTAGAAAATGGAGCAATTTTCAACAAAAATGTAAAACACGATGAACTTTTACCTTTCTACTTTGTATTTTGGCACGGCGGAAAAGAAAAAGCAGAAATTTTCCTCAATAATTTCGTGCAAAATTGCAGTTACAAAGGAAAATTCATCAAATCATATGAAAAATTACAAACCGTCAAACAAATTAATTTTACTTATGGCAGTTTTGTCGGCGAGGACATCTTAAAATTTGCAGTAGCTCACGGAATTAAACTCAACATCAAAGAATAAACAATGGATTTTGCAGAAATAAATCACTATATCGACCTTTTTTATGAGGAAAAACTTTCTGAATACGACCTGAAATATTACATCACACAATGTGCTGAAAAAGAAAATATTTCGGTTGAAACGCTTTCAGTTCTGTTTCTGAAAGATTGTACAGCAAACAAAGATGGAGAAATTTTAGAAAATGCGTTGTTGATTGTATTCATTTTTAATATTCATAATAAGGAAGTTGTAGCACTTTGTCAGGAATTATTACTCAAAGATTGGCACGAACGTCACGAAGATATTATTTCTGTTTTGGAAGACAACAGAAACAAAGAAACCGTTCCGTATTTGCTTAAAGCTTTCCGAGTGAAACTGAAATATATGCAGTACAACAATTATTATTCGTTTCATAAAAAACTGTTATGGGCAGTTTATAAACTTTCTGGTTCTCAATACAAAAAAGAACTATTACAACTAACTGAACATATCAGTCCAAAGCTAAAGCCTGAGTGGAAGCAATTTATAGGAAACAAAATGGGGAAAATATAAAAAGAACAAAACTATGAACATAAAGGAATCACAACTGAAAATTTGTGCAAAATACCAATCCGAGTTCGAGCAACTAAAACCTAATGAAATGGTAGCGGTAGCTTTGGACACATTAGGGCAAATGCCTATCGTTGGAGAGCGAATCGTGTTAGAGGAAGATAAAAACGTTTCGTGGTTTATTTACTGCGGAGAGTATTCTGATGCAGATGATTTCTACAAACCGATACACTGGTATCATCTAATTGAAATTTTGCCCGAAGTATTACCTTATTTGGGATTAGAGCAAGGATTTCGTTTTATCATTGACAATGAAGGCTATGAAGATGTTTGGAAAGATGAAAATTAACCCAAAAAACAACTAAAAATGGCTCATAATAAAGATTATTTTAAAGATTTTAACATCAATCCTAAAGGACTTTTACAGGAGGAAATTGATATTATCAATGATTGGTATGCCAATTACACCAAATTCGACAGAAATATACATCTTTTTGATGCAGAAGAAGTTGAAATTTACACTGAACACGTAAAATTTCTGAAAGAAGAATATGAAAATCTTTCGTTTTGTGATGACATTTTGTTATTTTCAGCAGATGAAGACAGCAATTGTGCAGGAATTATGACAAAAGGAATAATGCGAGGTTGGATTTTCTTTTTCTCAGAAGATTTTTGGACAAAACCAGTCTTTCGGACACTCAAAACTTTTTATGAAAAGGTAAAATCTGAAGAAATTACCGATGTTTCTGCCTTTGGTATTAAATCTCCGGATTTTCAAAATAAGCATCGAACCGCATCAGAACTCGCTACTGATAATAAAGTATTCGATGACCTTTTACAAAAAATACATCATACTGAAAACAAGCACGATAAAAATCTGTTTATAGAAGCACTCATTACCATTTCTCCCCCTAACAGAATTAGTGAACTCACAGAATTTCTATTTTCAGAAGATTATTGGCATACACGCCAAATTTTGGAAGCATTTGCTTTCTATAATCATCAAACAGACCACGAATTACTATACAAATTAGGAAAAGAAAAACCACAATTTCGCAAACAATTAAAAGAAATGGGAATACAACCTCAAAGAAAGTTCCTTTGGTGGAAGAAATGGTAAAAAGCGAAGAAAATCAAATCCAATTATTTTTAGAAATTAAAAATATTTTTGCGAGATAACCAGATTAATTAGCTAACAATGAATTTACTAAAATGTTTACAAACAGACGGCATAACTATTCTGAAAGAACGCCAAGAAGAAGAGAAAGACATTAACAAAATATACGAAAGCGAAATACCTTTGCTTCTCGACAACGAACACGAAAGGATTTATTTTGTAAAATTTGCCGATGAAATGCCCGAAATACGCATTCCTTTTGGTGATTTTTTATGTTTCGGAAAAATTGGCTTTGAGAAACAATATTTTGTGATTGACAAAGAAGGAAAAATCTTTAAATATGATTTCTGTTATGAAGATGAAAGCAACTTAGTGTTTGTGAATAGTTCCCTCACGGCATTTTACAGGAGTTATTGCCGATATATGGCTGGAATTTTTATGTATAAGGCTCATCAAAGTGATGAGGACTTCCCAATGGAAGCCGAAGTAGAACGAATTACGGAATTTATCAAAAGTTTTGACCCTGCTGCTGTTGAAAACGAACAAACTTACTGGTCTGACCAGCTATTTATACTTGAAGATGGCTTTGCTTACCTGATGCATAACGTCGTAGACAGAACGTTAGGAATGCCAAAGCATAATTATCAGCAAAAAAAGAAGAATAAGTAAAGAATTTAATCTTTTTATAAAAAAAGGACTACTTTAAAAAATCAAAGAGACAATCAGTGCTTTGGCAGGAATTTTCGCCTGTTTTTTTAGAATTTTCTATCAAAAACAGAATAATTTAAACAAATAGTAACAATGAATTTCAAAGAATTATTAAAACACGAAGGGCTTACTGCCCAACAAATAAAACACATTGAGTTGTTGGACAAAAAATTTTCGGCAACCAATGCAGGCAATTTAAAAAAAGCCAATGACCTGCTTTTCAGTTTATTGTACACCAACAATTTACCTGCCGTTCAAACGCTCCTTGATTTGATGACGCAAATTCCGTTTAACGGCAATTTTAACCAATGGACTTTTGTGGAACCAAGTTACACCTTGCGTTATTTTTTGAGCAATGACAACACCGAAAAGGAGAAAATTAAGCATTATTTGATAAATGAGGTACGCTCCGAATGGGATGACGATGAGGAACACGCTGAGCATCTGCAAAAAAAACGTGACGGAATGCTGGTGGAAAGCAGTTTGGAGCAATTGGAACGTTACAACACATCTGAAAAAGAAGAATTTACTTGGCGAACTACTGTTTTAATACGCTATTTAGAGGTTTTGGCAATAGGAGCAACAGGAAAATTGGATGAAAAAAACGTTTTAAACGAAATTAATTCCAATATCGAGCGACAAAAAGCATTAAATGCAAAGTTTAGCAAGTAAATTTGCTGATAAAATGCTCGAAATATGCATTTTTCTTCGAAAAAAAGAAAATTTTACCAATAAATAATTATGAATAATATCAGAAAGTATTTTTTTAAATTCTAAACAAACTAAATGAAACATTATTATGAGTTTTGCAAAAGAGATTAAGAAATTAAGTCAGTTTCTAAAAGAACAAGGTTTTTTAGCTGTTCCAATGGAGATTCGTAATACGCGTTCTTGGGTTAAAGAATTGGATAGCGAAAACTTAGTATATATGTATGTTTACATCAGTCAGCATTCACAAAAAAGCCAAAGAGGACACCTAATTATCTCTCCGCCACGCTATAATGATGATAGTTGGATAGGGAATCCTTTGGCTATTGGTATTCCACTGGCAGAAAATTGGGAATTG
Proteins encoded in this region:
- a CDS encoding immunity protein Imm33 domain-containing protein, producing the protein MNIKESQLKICAKYQSEFEQLKPNEMVAVALDTLGQMPIVGERIVLEEDKNVSWFIYCGEYSDADDFYKPIHWYHLIEILPEVLPYLGLEQGFRFIIDNEGYEDVWKDEN
- a CDS encoding SUKH-4 family immunity protein codes for the protein MNLLKCLQTDGITILKERQEEEKDINKIYESEIPLLLDNEHERIYFVKFADEMPEIRIPFGDFLCFGKIGFEKQYFVIDKEGKIFKYDFCYEDESNLVFVNSSLTAFYRSYCRYMAGIFMYKAHQSDEDFPMEAEVERITEFIKSFDPAAVENEQTYWSDQLFILEDGFAYLMHNVVDRTLGMPKHNYQQKKKNK
- a CDS encoding DUF6707 family protein; the encoded protein is MNFKELLKHEGLTAQQIKHIELLDKKFSATNAGNLKKANDLLFSLLYTNNLPAVQTLLDLMTQIPFNGNFNQWTFVEPSYTLRYFLSNDNTEKEKIKHYLINEVRSEWDDDEEHAEHLQKKRDGMLVESSLEQLERYNTSEKEEFTWRTTVLIRYLEVLAIGATGKLDEKNVLNEINSNIERQKALNAKFSK